ACAGGTAGGGTCACCCAGTTCTAAATCCGTATTTAAGGTCAACACCTGGGCATTGGCTTTATAACTATACCTGTTTTTCGTTTTAAGTTTCTTTTTAAATTTATTATAGCCATATGACTTCATGGGGGTAAGAATTGCCATTTTTTCTATAATAAGCTGATGGCCTTCTTCAGGTCTATAATACAGTGCATCTATATTGGTTTGATAGGGGATAATTACCGGGGTGGCTTCAGTGACCTGCGATGCCCAATCCTCTGTCACAAGTCCATCTTCTTTGATTTTTGCCTGTACTTCCTGAAATTTATCTAAAGTGGCAGTGTTGAATTTAGAGATTAATGCCTCATAGTGGTCGGGAAGACCGGCAGGAACATCTACCTGGGCAACAATATTTTTCAGGGGCAGAATTAAGTCAGGGTTTTCAAACCATGTGTTCGATATGGGCAAATACAGCAAATAGGCCAGATTATTGGGATGATAATTCAGCAGATTGCGGGTTTCAATTTTAACTTTTTTTGTATCCAGATTGTCAACGAACCGGTCTCTTCCTTGAAGAAGATTTTCCGAACCCGTACCTAAATTGTAATTTTCAGCCATGGTACTGGCAAAGACCAATGCAGTGACCTTTCCGTACTCATCAACAAGCGGTCCTCCGCTGTTACCGGGACTGGCGGCCGCAGAGTAGCGAATAAATTCGACCTCCGGATCGTCGGGATCTTTGGTTTTGCTGGCCATGATTCCATCTCGGATGGCAATTCCCTCTCCAGCCACGTTACCAATGGTATAAACCTTTTCTCCAACCTTGGCTTCTTTCGGGCTTATTTCCAGATAACCATACTCCTTTAGGCTGGGTGCCTGCAGATAAAGGAAATCTCTTTTAATATCAAACCCCAGCACCCTTTCCACCTGATGAAGCTTTCCGTCATGGGTTTTCAATTTGAATTTAATATCACTGTCCACCAAAGCCAATCCGTGGAGACAATGGTTGGCGGTCAATACAATTCCCGGCCCCACAATAAATCCGGTACAGTAGCCGATTTCATCTTTAAAATCTTTATCATCTACTCCGGCATATTTCTTAAGATCCCTTATGGCTTTAGGATCTTTTACTTTGATAAATTCTACAATTTTCGGTCTGACAAACTTAAAAAGGGTATTTGCATCCATGGGACGTTCAGAGATGGTGTAGTAGTAAATCGCACCCCCTGCAATCAGCAAAAGTATAATGGTGGTAACCATTGCAATCAAAGGGCGATGCGATTTTTTCCTCTCCTTACGACCGGCTGAAATATCTGCAGTTTCATAGAGCACCGTTTCGCTATAATCCACGTAATCTTCCGTGACCAGCTCGACTTGATTTTCAATTTCAATTTTACTTTCGTTGGTGATTGAAATGGGGTCTATTTTGTAATGGATATGACCGACCCGCAAATCCTGATACCACCATTGACCATCTGCAAAAAAAATTTTTGCATGCGTTCGGCTGATAAAATCATGGGAGATCTGGATATCATTACCCTTGGCTCGCCCAATGGTATATTCACCCGGCTTAAGGTCTTTTTGAATGATTGACATTCCAAGGTAACGAATGATGATTTTCATATTTTCCCCCTTTTGAGTATTTTTGCAAAAATCAAATCATTGTCAAACACAGCATTGTCTTTTACAATATATTCAATAGAAACAAACAGTCATTTTTCAATCTTAGCCCGGTTCGACCAGGGAATCGCCTATTGCCCGTTACCAGACTTAACAAATGAGATCGGTATGTGACATGCCCCCTATCTTCTCAGTTAAACCCATTCAGACAGAGACGATCATCGTCGCCGTGGGATTCTGTCCCTTGGGGCTGGCTCAAATCTAATTGAAGTCCGCCTCAGGCGGACCGTACGTCCATTTCTATAAAAAATTGCTATGTATGGTAACGGGCCAATAGGCGATTCCCCGGTCGAACCTTAGGTTTCATGCTTCGATGTGCCCAACCGGAAATGAATATTTATGGGAAACAGTATAGATGTAAAGAAATGATATAAAAATGTCAAACAGAGACTTGTGTTAACATGGGAAATTCAGGAGACAGGCAGGGTTCAGGAAATGGTGCCACACTGCGGTGTAAGCAAAATCAGTGTATCATTTTGAGTTTGACATAACAGTCGTGTTTTATATAGGCTAACGGCGCGCGATAATACGGGAAAAACCTATGCTGTTCGCTAAAGGAGTTTGGTCAATGGCAAAATTTGATCTTTTTTATGACATTATGAACCATCCGGGTCAGTATGCCCTGAGCTGGAAAAAAAAAACCGGTAATAAAGTAATCGGCTATTTCTGTTCATATGCACCTGAAGAAATTATAACGGCAGCCGGCGCTCTGCCATTTAGAATCCTGCCCGGATCAACAAGCATTTCAAAAGCGGATGCGCATCTGCAGTCTTACAGTTGCAGTCTTGTTCGCGGAGCACTGGAAGATGCCTTGAACGGAAGGCTTGATTTTCTTGATGGGACTGTCTTCCCCCATACCTGCGATTCGATCCAACGGCTTTCCGACATATGGCGCATGAATGCCGGTTTCAAGTTCCATGCAGATGTGTTGGTACCGGCAAAGCTGAACACCCCAAGTGCGGTGGAATATATGATAAGTATTCTCGCCCGGTTTAAAAAACAACTGGAAAAACTGACGGGTACCGAGATTACTGTAGAAAAAATGAAAGAAGCCATAAACATATACAATGGCATAAAGACACATCTTTCTCAGCTTTATGCCATAAGAGGGGATGCACCCGGCGTGATCAAAAGCAGCGATATCCATGCCGTATTCAAGGCCGCAATGGTTATGGATCGAAAACAGCTGCTGGAAGAACTTGAAAGGCTGACCACCGACCTTGAGGGAAAAAACCATGCCCCTGAACCGGCCCAAAAAAGAATCGTCCTGAGCGGCGGGCTGTGCAGTATGCCTGATATATATAAGACCATAGAGGAATCAGGCGGTGTGGTGGTGTGGGATGACTTATGTACAGGATCAAGATATTTTGCAGGAGAGATTAACTCCCAGGAAGAACCTTTAAAAGCCATTTCCACCCGATACATGGAAAGAGTCGTGTGCCCGGCAAAACACAAAGGCATATTCAGCCGCGGCGAGTATCTGATTGATGCGGTCAAAAGTAACAGGGCCGACGGGGTCATATTTTTCTTGTTAAAGTTTTGTGATCCCCATGCCTTTGACTACCCCTACATGAAGGAGATGCTGGAAAAAGAGAACATTCCGTGTGTGCTTTTGGAAGTAGAAGACCCGCTTCCTTCGGAAGGGCAGATCAATACAAGGTGTGAAGCGTTTATGGAAATGCTGTAAAAAGGAGACCCCTATGCCGGATCCGAATAAAGCGATAGATCCTGAAGTGGAAAAAAGAAAAATAAAGTCAGTCAAGCGTATGAAAGAGATCATGACTGAATATTATATTGAAGCCAAGACACCCAAAGAACAGACCGGCAAAAAAATCGCCTGGATTACCAGCGGCGGACCTGTTGAACCCTTGATTGCCATGGAAGTGATACCCGTATATCCGGAAAATTATGGAGCAATGATCGGTGCAAGTAAAATGGGAACCGATCTTTGCCAAAAAGCCGAATCAATGGGATATGCCGGTGATCTGTGTTCCTATGCAAGGGCTGATATCGCCAGCGCGACGGTCAACGGTGGCCCCATCGGAGGACTTCCAGAACCCGATATGCTGATTTGCTGTAACAATATCTGCGGAACCGTCCTTAAATGGTACGAAGTGCAGGCCCGATACTATCATGTGCCGCTTTTCATTCTGGATACCCCTGTCTGCCATACGGAATTTTCTGCTGAAATCAGGCAGTACGTGGAAAAACAGGTAAGGGAATACATACGCTTTCTAGAAGACGTGTGCGAAAAAAAGTTTGATTATGACAAAATGGCTCAAGTCGGTGAACTTTCCGTCAGAGGGCAGGAACTCTGGCAGAAGGTTCTCGACACGACCATGAACCGGCCATCACCCATGACCTGCTTTGATGCGTTTTTTCATCTTGCCCTGATTGTTACCTTGAGGGGCACGCAAACGGTGGTCGATTATTATGAAATGCTTCTGGCCGAGATGAAGCAGCGGATAAAGGACGGTATCAGCATGGTCCCGGATGAAAAGTACAGGCTGCTGTGGGACAATCTGCCCATCTGGTACAGGACCCGCTGGATGTCTGACAAATTTGCCGCCCATGGCGCCTGTCTGGTGGCGGACACCTATACTTCAGGATGGTGCAGTTCCCTGAAATATATGGACAGAGCCGATTTCCTGGGATCTCTGGCCGAAGGGTACACCCGAATTTTTCTTAACACCGGCACCGATCAAATGGCAGACAATATCCTGGAAATGGCAAAAAAATATAGTGCGGACGGGCTGGTGATGCATTCAAACAGAAGCTGCAAGCCTTATTCTTTCGGGCAGTATGATATTCAAAAAATAGTGCAGGAAAAGATGCACATACCCACCTTGGTGATTGAAGCAGATATGGTTGATGAGAGAATTTTTACTGAAAGTCAGATTGAAACCAGAATAGATGCATTCATCGAAATGCTGAAATAATTTATAGGGGTGGAAATGATAACTGTTGGTGTAGATATAGGGTCCATCACTGCCAAAGCGGCGATAATAAAAGATGAAAGTATAGCAGCCACAAAAGTTATTTTAACCGGCTATAACGCACAAACTGCAGGGACCCAGGTGTTGGAAGCTGTTTTGGCTGATGCAGGCATCGATTCTTCACAGGTGGATTGTATGATTGCAACAGGCTATGGAAGACACCGCGTGACTTTCGCCGATAAGGCGGTCACCGAGATTACCTGCCATGCAGCAGGGGCTCATTTTCTTGATCACGATGTTCGTTCCATCATCGATATCGGCGGGCAGGACAGCAAGGTGATCGTCATCAATGAAAACGGCAAAGTGATCGATTTCGCCATGAACGATAAATGTGCCGCCGGAACAGGTCGTTTCCTGGAAGTCATGGCAAGGGCCCTTGAAGTCGACCTGGATGAATTCGGCCACATGTCTCTTAAGGCGGACAATACGGCGGCCATCAGCAGCCTGTGCACCGTGTTTGCTGAATCTGAGGTTATTTCATTGATTTCAAAAGGTGAAAACCGGCCAAACATTATTGCCAGCATACATGAATCGATTGCATCGCGGGTGGTGGCCATGGGAAACCGAATCGGTCTGCGTGAACCGGTGATGATGACAGGTGGTGTGGCAAAAAATATCGGCGTGGTCAGGGCCCTGGAAAAAAAGATCAACACCACCATAAAAGTATCCAAAAATGCCCAGGTCACCGGCGCTATCGGAGCCGGGCTGATTGCAGCCACGCAGAAGGGAAAAGGCGGTGAGGAATAAAAACTGCGAAATCATCAACACAGGGCGATTGTCCGAATCAAAGCGGGTTTCCTCCCTGTCACATGGATATACTTCTCATCCGGATAACCCACCGCAATCACTGCATACACGCGTTCATCTTCCGGCAGCTTGATAAGGTCACAAATTTTCCTGTCCCTGTTCATGGCACTCACTGCAAATCCGATCAGGCATGTTCCCAACCCCAAGGCATGAGCACCGAGCAGGATGTTTTGCGTTGCCAACAGGGAGTCTTCCGACGGACAACTCGCCTCTTTTTTTGCTGCAACCAAGATAGCCGCCGGAGCCCCGTGAAACAGGAGATCTTTTCCCTTCTCATCCCAATCGGCCAATCCCTCTTTTATCCTCTGGTAATAATTTTCATAGTACCAGCTCAACTCGGGTTTTCCGGCACATTTAAGTAGAAATCTCAGCCAGAAATTTTCAGACAACCGGTTCAGTTTCTCATAAAATCGCTTTATTTTAACACCCAATGCTTCAACCGACGAACGGTTCGGGAGAATACTGAACGACCACATCTGACAGTTCGATCCGGAAGGCGCGGTAATTCCGATCTTTACCAGATCGTTCAGCAGTGTTCCCTCTACCGGTTTTTCCAGATAATTCCTGCAGGACCGCCTGGATTGCATCAGGTTAACCAATCCCACAATGTCATATTTACCGTGGGGCAGCCATTTCCTTTCCGCCTGAAAACCTTCAAAAACAGACAATGACTCATCAATCCCGTCTACGGTAACCGCTCCGGATACACAAGCCGCCCTGCAATGATCGCACACCAGGGAATTATCCCCGGTAATGCAGGCTTTGTTGTTCTGCAAGGAGATGGTATCCTGCGGGCAAACTTTGACACACTCCCCACAACCGATACAGATTTCCCTGTCGATAGCGGTGGTCACTGTTCTATCCAATGTCATATGTAGTCACTCCGTTTTTTATCCTATAGTAATTGTCATAAATTTTTATACCCGACTGGGCACAACGATGCAAACCCTAAGGCTCTTCCGGGCAAACAGCCGATTTCCCGGATGAATCGAACTGATATTAAAAAACAAATATTTATTTCTAATAAACATATTCCGTTCTAAATGAGGAAACTGCCTATATAAACTTAAACCAAAATTCTTCGACCTGTCTGAAATTTTCCTTTACCTCCCCGGCTCCTGAAACGATTTCTTCATGTCCGGGCAATAACCAATCCACGTCGAGGCATGAAAGCCGTTTAATGCTTTCTTTAAGCAGTTTGCCGTCACCGCCTGGAAGGTCGGTGCGTCCGACGGCATCATTAAAAATCAGGTCACCGGTAAATAGTACTTTTGATTGCGGCAAATAAAGGGAAACGGAACCGGGAGAGTGGCCGGGAGTATGAATAACCTGAAGTTCAATTCCACTTACCGGCCGGTCGCCTTCCTTGAGAAATAAATCAGGTGAAATGGAGTCAAGATCAATACCCATGGTACCCGCCTGCTTTTCCATCGATTTGACAAAATCCCATTCCTTTTCATGCAGGGCAAAAAGTGCCGACGTATTTTTAAATAGTTCAACCGCTTCGATGTGATCCGGGTGGGCATGGGTGCATAGGATAAGGCCTATATCTTCAATTCCCAGACCCAGCTCGGCAAGTCCATTTTCCACATGACCGAACATGCTCTTATGTCCCGGGTCAATGAGCACACGGGTCGGGCCATCAATTAAATAGGTGTTGCAATTATTCGCCGTCATTGATTGCCAGAGAAAGGCATGGATATTGTCTAATACCTGCATAGTCATATTCCTTTAGGCTCATTGGAGATATAGGTCATATCACTGATCGGGGAGTTTCTTATCAATGGCCTTTTTGGTAAACCGATTGATCTTTAATGATTGCTATTTGTTCGTCCGGAGAAGCGCCCATTTGCCCGTATCCGCCTTAACAAATAAGTCCAGCGCTCTGTACACGCCCCCTGTCTTCTCAGTTAAATCCATACAGGCAGAGACGATCAACGCTGCCGTGGGGTTCTGTCCCTTGTGGCTGGTTTAAATCGATCCTCAGCGAGATTGCTGCCGTCGTTAGTTTCTCGAAATTGTTGTTCAGGCGGATACGGACAAATGGGCGCTTCTCCGGACGAACTGAGTAGAAGATTGAAAAATTCCCCGACCCATATAACTCATGATATAATTTGAGCCTGTCGAAGTGAAACATAGATCCCGGTCATCGGGGAGACAGAAATCGGGGGAAAGTGCCGTTTGGAAAAGGCCTCACTATGTTGCCCGGTTAATCTTGTTATATAAAGGTGAAATATCCCTTAAGGTGGTGACCGCATTTTTCAGGGCAGCTAAAAAACGGTCCACATCTTCTCTGGTATTATCCACTCCTAAAGAAACAACCAGCGTGCCCTGGGCATCCGCGTGATTGAGACCCAGGGACATCAGGACATGAGACGCTCGAAGGGAACCGGTGGCACAGGCGGATCGGGTGGATACGGCAATATTTTCATCATCCAGCATCAGCATCACACTTTCACCTTCAATGTACTTTAAGGAAATTGAAATCAGATGGGGAAGGCTGAACTCAGAATGGGTATTGATAATGTACTCATCAATATAATCCGGAAGCTGGGTTAAAATCTTTTGTTTTATCCCTTTGAGATGGGCCATTCTTTTCTCCATATCCTGCCTGGCAAGCTGCGCCGCCTTGCCCATACCGATAATCCCGATCAGGTTTTCCGCCCCTGCCCGCTTGTTGTGCTCCTGGACACCGCCGTCTAAGAGCGGAAATACACGGGTACCTCGGCGGATGTATAATCCCCCGGCCCCTGACGGCCCGTAAAACGTATTGGAGGCAAAACTGAGCAAATCGACCCCCAGTTTTTGCACGTCAACCGGCACGATACCCACGGAATCGACCGCATCGGTATGAAAAATAATCTTCTTCTCCCGGGTAATTTTTCCTATTTCTTCAATGGGCTGGATGGTTCCGGTTTCATTATTGCTGTGCATGATTGAAACCAGAATGGTTTCATCACTAATGGCTTCAGCCACATCCTGAGGGTTAACCCGGCCTTGATGGTCCACGGAAATGGAAGTCACCTTGTAGCCATTAGATTTCAGCCTGCGAATACTGCGGATAACCGCATTATGCTCAATGTTTGACGTAATAATATGTTTACCCTTATCTGCATTGGCAAGGGCGACACCCTTTATGGCATGATTGATGGATTCCGTACCTCCTGAGGTAAAAACGATTTCTTTGGACAAAGCACAGTTGATCAATTCTGCCACAGACTTGCGGGCCTTTGCCAGAGCATCCGCAGCCTGTTCGCCGCCTTTATGCTGGCTGGAAGGGTTGGCATAATCCTGTTGAATGGCCTCTATCATCACCTCTTTAATTTCCGGCAAAATCGGGTTTGCCGAAATATGATCCAGATTAATGATTTTCATATTTATGACTCCTGAACAGGAAAAGGCCGGGAGGATAGAAGGCTTTTGGGTTGATCGCCTCCCGTTTTCCGGCCTTCCAGCTTCCAGGCCTCTTGATTCTAATGATGGTGTTCCTCAAGATTTGACTGGCAGGCCTCACAAAATGTGACACCCTCCTGAATCTCGATATCACAGTAGGGACAGTAACATTTATCACCATGGGTGTGTTCGTGTTTTTCCACACGGATAGGTGCAGGTTTTGTTATTCCGGCCCTTTTATCTTCATAGTCTTTGATGGCCAGTTGCAGTGCATCGGCTCCCAGGTTGGAACAGTGAAGTTTGTTGGTCGGCAGGCCCTCCAATGCTTCGGCCACATCCATGTTGGTAATGTTTTTAGCCTCTTTTAGGCTTTTCCCCTTGGCAATTTCCGTAAGCATGCTGGACACGGCAATGGCTGAGCCGCACCCGAAGGTCTGGAATTTGATATCCTCAATGCAATCGTCTTTTATTTTAAGATATACGGTCATCATATCCCCGCAAATGGGATTTCCGACTTCCCCCACGCCGTCCGCATCTTCTAACACACCCACATTTCTCGGGTTTCTGAAGTGATCCATCACCGTTTCATTATACATTAAGAGTGCCTCCTTCAAATCACGTTTTTATCTGCAATATTATAATCATTTTTCCCTCATAGTAAAGAAAAGGAATTCATTTGTCCTTGGCGGGAGACTGATAGGAAAGGGCTTCGAGAGGGAAAGCTGATCGGCAAGCAGATAAAAACGACTTTATAATTGGCTGAGGGACCAGGATTCGAACCTGGGTTAACGGGGCCAGAACCCGTCGTCCTGCCGCTAGACGATCCCTCAGCAGATAAGAATAAACACATACACAAATGCATAATACCAGTCAAGACAATTTCTATGTTTTGAACATAATTTACCGCTGACGGCCAAGGGTTCATTTGTCTAAGATGAAAAATCTATATTGTTGACCGAAACCCTCTTATTTGATAGAAAAACAGGGAACGATTACAGGCCGGAAATTGCACAAACTTCTCTTTCTAATCGGGGTGAATAGATACGAAAAACCGGATATGATAGACGATTCCATAAAACATAAACGTCAACGAAAAGAAATGGTAAAAAGACAGATTGTCGCACGTGGAATAACGGATGAAAAAGTGATCACCGCCATGAGCAATGTACCCAGACATCTTTTTGTCAGCGAAGCGCTCACAGATCAGGCGTATGGTGATTTCCCTCTTCCCATCGGAGAACAGCAAACCATATCCCAACCTTATATTGTTGCCGAGATGACCCAGGCGCTGCAACTTGGTAAAGAAGATCGCGTCCTGGAGATTGGAACCGGCTCAGGATATCAGGCGGCCATTATTGCCCAAATCGCCTATCGTGTTTATACCATTGAAAGGATACACTCACTTCTACTAAAGGCACGCAGTCTTTTTGACAAACTTTTATACCATAATATCATCACCCGGTATTCCGACGGAACCAGCGGATGGGCAGACGAAAGCCCTTTTGACGCCATCATCATTACTGCAGGAGCTCCGTCCATTCCGCAAACACTGGTTAATCAGCTCGCCGTGGGAGGACGTATGGTGATACCTGTGGGGGATCGGTACTCTCAGGAATTGATTAAACTTCATCGGGAAAAGAACGGAATCCATAAAACCAACCTGGGCGGATGCCGGTTTGTCAAACTCATTGGTGAACACGGCTGGAGAGAAAAATAAATGCTTCGCCGTCTTTATG
This genomic stretch from Thermodesulfobacteriota bacterium harbors:
- a CDS encoding trypsin-like peptidase domain-containing protein, producing MKIIIRYLGMSIIQKDLKPGEYTIGRAKGNDIQISHDFISRTHAKIFFADGQWWYQDLRVGHIHYKIDPISITNESKIEIENQVELVTEDYVDYSETVLYETADISAGRKERKKSHRPLIAMVTTIILLLIAGGAIYYYTISERPMDANTLFKFVRPKIVEFIKVKDPKAIRDLKKYAGVDDKDFKDEIGYCTGFIVGPGIVLTANHCLHGLALVDSDIKFKLKTHDGKLHQVERVLGFDIKRDFLYLQAPSLKEYGYLEISPKEAKVGEKVYTIGNVAGEGIAIRDGIMASKTKDPDDPEVEFIRYSAAASPGNSGGPLVDEYGKVTALVFASTMAENYNLGTGSENLLQGRDRFVDNLDTKKVKIETRNLLNYHPNNLAYLLYLPISNTWFENPDLILPLKNIVAQVDVPAGLPDHYEALISKFNTATLDKFQEVQAKIKEDGLVTEDWASQVTEATPVIIPYQTNIDALYYRPEEGHQLIIEKMAILTPMKSYGYNKFKKKLKTKNRYSYKANAQVLTLNTDLELGDPTCSVLYRSGSSNSKERLERFSRRPVSQYLGTHKADDANWKAARQASARTVMKVLARKGLLCSSYDSYYLRPNAKREFKIKNFEEEIVESSFKDILGRSWNVFSFKLFGNTTVDNYCIMLPQGTLCLSVPYYTVSDVLLSVLRENYSKYVLSSILVAPNYWSVDALQDYYQKGLAENLPLMKDVGFEKQKNGGMMITFKTLGIEFSIPESELPQSLRFTAGMYYNGGDKKWIALGFEGIYPDKKKWKIKGVGVEPKGSNASGILSRIRDELKSKKELTDKLGKGNLAKREKNALIWREDIKTKRGGIEVVLFGYSAPIIKHGESDRLMNIDFYSRKPFKITYQLLEGR
- a CDS encoding 2-hydroxyacyl-CoA dehydratase family protein, which codes for MAKFDLFYDIMNHPGQYALSWKKKTGNKVIGYFCSYAPEEIITAAGALPFRILPGSTSISKADAHLQSYSCSLVRGALEDALNGRLDFLDGTVFPHTCDSIQRLSDIWRMNAGFKFHADVLVPAKLNTPSAVEYMISILARFKKQLEKLTGTEITVEKMKEAINIYNGIKTHLSQLYAIRGDAPGVIKSSDIHAVFKAAMVMDRKQLLEELERLTTDLEGKNHAPEPAQKRIVLSGGLCSMPDIYKTIEESGGVVVWDDLCTGSRYFAGEINSQEEPLKAISTRYMERVVCPAKHKGIFSRGEYLIDAVKSNRADGVIFFLLKFCDPHAFDYPYMKEMLEKENIPCVLLEVEDPLPSEGQINTRCEAFMEML
- a CDS encoding 2-hydroxyacyl-CoA dehydratase family protein, which gives rise to MPDPNKAIDPEVEKRKIKSVKRMKEIMTEYYIEAKTPKEQTGKKIAWITSGGPVEPLIAMEVIPVYPENYGAMIGASKMGTDLCQKAESMGYAGDLCSYARADIASATVNGGPIGGLPEPDMLICCNNICGTVLKWYEVQARYYHVPLFILDTPVCHTEFSAEIRQYVEKQVREYIRFLEDVCEKKFDYDKMAQVGELSVRGQELWQKVLDTTMNRPSPMTCFDAFFHLALIVTLRGTQTVVDYYEMLLAEMKQRIKDGISMVPDEKYRLLWDNLPIWYRTRWMSDKFAAHGACLVADTYTSGWCSSLKYMDRADFLGSLAEGYTRIFLNTGTDQMADNILEMAKKYSADGLVMHSNRSCKPYSFGQYDIQKIVQEKMHIPTLVIEADMVDERIFTESQIETRIDAFIEMLK
- a CDS encoding acyl-CoA dehydratase activase translates to MITVGVDIGSITAKAAIIKDESIAATKVILTGYNAQTAGTQVLEAVLADAGIDSSQVDCMIATGYGRHRVTFADKAVTEITCHAAGAHFLDHDVRSIIDIGGQDSKVIVINENGKVIDFAMNDKCAAGTGRFLEVMARALEVDLDEFGHMSLKADNTAAISSLCTVFAESEVISLISKGENRPNIIASIHESIASRVVAMGNRIGLREPVMMTGGVAKNIGVVRALEKKINTTIKVSKNAQVTGAIGAGLIAATQKGKGGEE
- a CDS encoding nitroreductase family protein gives rise to the protein MTLDRTVTTAIDREICIGCGECVKVCPQDTISLQNNKACITGDNSLVCDHCRAACVSGAVTVDGIDESLSVFEGFQAERKWLPHGKYDIVGLVNLMQSRRSCRNYLEKPVEGTLLNDLVKIGITAPSGSNCQMWSFSILPNRSSVEALGVKIKRFYEKLNRLSENFWLRFLLKCAGKPELSWYYENYYQRIKEGLADWDEKGKDLLFHGAPAAILVAAKKEASCPSEDSLLATQNILLGAHALGLGTCLIGFAVSAMNRDRKICDLIKLPEDERVYAVIAVGYPDEKYIHVTGRKPALIRTIALC
- a CDS encoding MBL fold metallo-hydrolase encodes the protein MQVLDNIHAFLWQSMTANNCNTYLIDGPTRVLIDPGHKSMFGHVENGLAELGLGIEDIGLILCTHAHPDHIEAVELFKNTSALFALHEKEWDFVKSMEKQAGTMGIDLDSISPDLFLKEGDRPVSGIELQVIHTPGHSPGSVSLYLPQSKVLFTGDLIFNDAVGRTDLPGGDGKLLKESIKRLSCLDVDWLLPGHEEIVSGAGEVKENFRQVEEFWFKFI
- a CDS encoding cysteine desulfurase family protein; the encoded protein is MKIINLDHISANPILPEIKEVMIEAIQQDYANPSSQHKGGEQAADALAKARKSVAELINCALSKEIVFTSGGTESINHAIKGVALANADKGKHIITSNIEHNAVIRSIRRLKSNGYKVTSISVDHQGRVNPQDVAEAISDETILVSIMHSNNETGTIQPIEEIGKITREKKIIFHTDAVDSVGIVPVDVQKLGVDLLSFASNTFYGPSGAGGLYIRRGTRVFPLLDGGVQEHNKRAGAENLIGIIGMGKAAQLARQDMEKRMAHLKGIKQKILTQLPDYIDEYIINTHSEFSLPHLISISLKYIEGESVMLMLDDENIAVSTRSACATGSLRASHVLMSLGLNHADAQGTLVVSLGVDNTREDVDRFLAALKNAVTTLRDISPLYNKINRAT
- the nifU gene encoding Fe-S cluster assembly scaffold protein NifU, with product MYNETVMDHFRNPRNVGVLEDADGVGEVGNPICGDMMTVYLKIKDDCIEDIKFQTFGCGSAIAVSSMLTEIAKGKSLKEAKNITNMDVAEALEGLPTNKLHCSNLGADALQLAIKDYEDKRAGITKPAPIRVEKHEHTHGDKCYCPYCDIEIQEGVTFCEACQSNLEEHHH
- a CDS encoding protein-L-isoaspartate(D-aspartate) O-methyltransferase, which codes for MIDDSIKHKRQRKEMVKRQIVARGITDEKVITAMSNVPRHLFVSEALTDQAYGDFPLPIGEQQTISQPYIVAEMTQALQLGKEDRVLEIGTGSGYQAAIIAQIAYRVYTIERIHSLLLKARSLFDKLLYHNIITRYSDGTSGWADESPFDAIIITAGAPSIPQTLVNQLAVGGRMVIPVGDRYSQELIKLHREKNGIHKTNLGGCRFVKLIGEHGWREK